GCGCATAATTGACGAAGGCCGGATCCATGACGATATCTCGATGGTTGGCCAGAAACAGATAGGGCTGATCCTTGTCGAGTTGTTCCAGCCCGCTGTAGGTTACCTCCAACGTACTGTGCTCGATCAATTTGTCCAGATAGGGCTCGACCCGGTGCTGCAGTTCATCCACGCTGTGAATCTGTCTCGCTTCACGGCGTAATCCAAGGCTGACCAGTTTTTTCGCCAGACCAGGGCTCAAACGCGCCAGACGCGGCAAGCGCTGGGCGGCCAGTAGTTGCAACAACTCCGGATCACGAACCAGACGCGCCATGACGTCGGCAACTTCGTCATCCCGATAAGGGCGGATGGCTTCAAACTCGCGCATGCAATCCTCTCAATGATCAGTAGGCGCGCATTATGCGTTTCCTGGCGCGCTTTCACCAGTTCAACGATGCAGCTACACTGACAGTCACATTCACTGCCGGTCCGGGTAACCTATGCGTGCACTGGAAGAAGCCCTGCTGCAGTGCCCACACTGCGGCGAATCCATTACCCTGCTGCTTGACCTCAGTGGCGGTCCTCAGGCCTATACCGAAGACTGCCAGGTCTGCTGCCAACCGATTCATGTCAACCTGTGGATCGATACCGACGGCGACGATTATCACGTCGACCTGCGCCGCGAACAGGACTGAATGTCAGGATAGCCCATGCTGTGTGCCTACCATCCGAGCGATATGATTGAAGGTGAACTGCTGCGGCAGATGCTTACTGAACAACATGTGCCCTGCTATCTCAGTGGACAGTATCTGCAAGGGGCAATTGGTGAGCTGCCCGTGCATGATTTGCTTGGCCTTTGGGTCAATGCCGAGGATCTCGGTCTGGCCCGCGAGCTGATCCGGGATTATCAGCAAGCTACCCCGATCTTTCCCGAAGAACAGGAAGACGGCGCGTGAGTGGACGCCTGGCCCAGTTCAACCCGCCCTTGGCAGACCCACCAACTGACTGGCAACCCAGCTGGAACCTGTCGCCCGGACAACCCATCCTCATCCTGCGTCGTACCGAGCGACAACTCGAATGCGCCCGCGTGTTGTGGAAGCTGACACCAGGCTGGATGCGCGAGCTGGACAAGGCACCCTTTAACGTGCGCGCTGAATGGCTGCTCGACAAAGCCCAGTTCAGCCAGCCACTGGCGCAGCGACGTTGCCTGCTGCCGATAGATGGCTATTACCTGTGGCATCAGCGTGGCAGCCGGAAACAGCCCTGGTATCTGCGCCGGCAAAGCGGCGGTCTGGCCGTAGCCGGGTTGTGGGAACGCTATCAACTGGACGATGGTCAGTTCTGGGATAGCTGCGCCTTGATCAGTGTGCCGGCCAAAGGCCTGGCACGACAGCTGGGTGAACGCATGCCAGCAACCCTGAACCGCGGCGAGCAGGCTATCTGGTTGGCCGACGCCACCGCCTTCAGCGCTCTGCAGCCCTTGTTACTGAATGCCGCCAGCCAGGTTGAACTGATTCACCCGGTAAACCCGGCAATGAGCAATCCCGGGCTGCAGGGGCCAACCTGCTGCGCCCCCAGCGGGCGCAGCCAGAGTCTCTGATCAGACCTTGAACTGATTGATCAGGCGGCGCTGATGCTCGGCCAGCTTGGTCAGCCCGGCACTGGCCTGTGAGGCTTCTTCCGCCCCCTTGGCTACCGATTTGGCCACTTCATCGATAGTTGTAACGTTGCGGTGCACATCTTCCGCGACCGCGCTTTGCTGTTCGGCAGCACTGGCTATCTGGGTATTCATTTCACTGATTACCGAGACCGCCTGGGTGATGGCATTCAGTGCAGCGTCCGCCTCTTCCGCCTGCTCGACACTCTGCTCGGTTCGCGAACGGCTTTGCTCCATCACTTTGACGGTGTCACGAGCGCCCTGCTGCAGGTGCTCAATCATGCCCTGAATTTCCTCGGTCGAGGCCTGGGTCTTCTGCGCCAGGTTGCGGACTTCATCCGCGACCACAGCAAACCCACGCCCCTGTTCTCCGGCCCGTGCCGCCTCGATCGCAGCATTCAAGGCCAGCAAATTGGTTTGTTCGGCAATACCGCGAATGGCAACCAGAATGCTGCTGATATTTTCGCTATCCTGCGCCAGCGACTGCACACTGGCTACCGCGCGCTGGATGTCCCGCGACAGCTCAACAATCGTCTGCGAGGTCGCCTGAACCACCTGGCGACCCTGATTGGCCGATCCATCAGCATTGCTCGCCGCTTCAGCAGCCAACGAGGCATTACGGGCGACATCCTGCGCGGTGGCAGTCATTTCATTCACCGCCGTGGCCACCATGTCGATCTCACCCAATTGACGTTGCACGCCCTGGTTGGTCCGAATGGCAATGTCGGCGGTATCTTCCGAGGCATCGGTAACCTGCTGCACCGAACCGACCACCTCTCGCATCATCGCCTGCAAACGGTCGAGGAAGGCATTGAACCCTCTGGCCATAGCACCCAGTTCATCGCGACGGTCAATCTGCAGCCGCCGGGTCAGGTCACCTTCCCCGCTGGCAATATCATCCAGCATGGCCACCATGCGCCGAGCCGGTTTGGCCAGGCTGTAGCCCACCATTACCATGACGAGGCTCCCAAGCACCGCAACCAACAGACCGATCAACGCCAGATTGCGCGAATCGGCTTGCTGCTGGTCTTGCAGATCACCGGCAAAGGCCTGCAGATCCTGCATCACCGCCTGGACAGGCAGCGTAATCAAAAAAGTCCACTGAGTGCCGGTGTCAGCAATAGGCACTGGCAGCAAGAGGTTTATCTGACCGGCTGCCTGATCGATTCGATAACTCGGTTCACTGCCTGACTGGGCAAGCATCTGCATCTGTTCACGATCGAGGGTACTGCTGGCCAGATCACCCGGACTGGCGTCGGACCCCGTATAAGCCACCAACCGCTGATTGGTACTGATCAATGCCTGTCGCCCTTGACCACCATACAAATTCGCGTTGCTGCGCTCGAGCATGCCCTGAACAAAATTCACTGACAAATCGGCGCCGGCCATTCCGCGGAATTCGCCCTCTTCCATAATCGGCACAGTGAACGAGGTCAGCATGACCATTTCATCGCCAAGCTCGTAGGGTGCCGGGTCAGCCACACACGGACGCATTGTTTCACGCGGGCACAAGTAATATTCGCCTTCACGCACACCGGTATCCAGCATCGTCTGGCTTTCCAGATCACCAAGGGCATCAAGCTGCAGAGCGCCATCAGCATCCCGGAACCACCAGGGTATGAAACGGCCGCTGCCGTCGTAGCCACCTCCCTCCGTGCCCTGGTAAAACTCGTCCAGATCATCAAAGGCATTAGGCTCCCACCCGACGTAGACGCCCAGCAACTCCGGATTCTCGGCCAGCGTTTTGCGCAGCACCCGGGTCATTTCCTCACGACTCATCATCAGACTGGGCAGTGCGTCCGGGCCCATTTCACCCAGCAGCTGATTCAACTGTGCGATCTGCCTGGCAACCACAAAGGGGTATTCCAAACGCCGCTGAATGGTCTGAGCTTCGGTACTGGCCACCGCCCGCAAGCGCTGCTCCACCAGATCCTGCAGCAATACTTCGGTGCGCTCCTCGACAAAGTCGTGACTGCGCTCATTGGCGAACAGGGCATACAGGCTCATCATAATCACGGCAACCAACAGACAGGCACCGGACAGGACGGCAATCGAGAACTGAATGGATCGGAAATGCATGTGCTACCTCGGGCAAGAAAGCAAACGGACTCTGACTATATCGACAGCCACCGAAAAAGCTGCAGCATTGATTGCATGATTTTTTTCGCTACCCGCAACACTGCTTCACAGATTATAGGCGGACTGCACCGCCGCACAGGGAATTTA
This sequence is a window from Halopseudomonas salegens. Protein-coding genes within it:
- a CDS encoding CPXCG motif-containing cysteine-rich protein; amino-acid sequence: MRALEEALLQCPHCGESITLLLDLSGGPQAYTEDCQVCCQPIHVNLWIDTDGDDYHVDLRREQD
- a CDS encoding putative signal transducing protein, which encodes MLCAYHPSDMIEGELLRQMLTEQHVPCYLSGQYLQGAIGELPVHDLLGLWVNAEDLGLARELIRDYQQATPIFPEEQEDGA
- a CDS encoding SOS response-associated peptidase, whose translation is MSGRLAQFNPPLADPPTDWQPSWNLSPGQPILILRRTERQLECARVLWKLTPGWMRELDKAPFNVRAEWLLDKAQFSQPLAQRRCLLPIDGYYLWHQRGSRKQPWYLRRQSGGLAVAGLWERYQLDDGQFWDSCALISVPAKGLARQLGERMPATLNRGEQAIWLADATAFSALQPLLLNAASQVELIHPVNPAMSNPGLQGPTCCAPSGRSQSL
- a CDS encoding methyl-accepting chemotaxis protein; the protein is MHFRSIQFSIAVLSGACLLVAVIMMSLYALFANERSHDFVEERTEVLLQDLVEQRLRAVASTEAQTIQRRLEYPFVVARQIAQLNQLLGEMGPDALPSLMMSREEMTRVLRKTLAENPELLGVYVGWEPNAFDDLDEFYQGTEGGGYDGSGRFIPWWFRDADGALQLDALGDLESQTMLDTGVREGEYYLCPRETMRPCVADPAPYELGDEMVMLTSFTVPIMEEGEFRGMAGADLSVNFVQGMLERSNANLYGGQGRQALISTNQRLVAYTGSDASPGDLASSTLDREQMQMLAQSGSEPSYRIDQAAGQINLLLPVPIADTGTQWTFLITLPVQAVMQDLQAFAGDLQDQQQADSRNLALIGLLVAVLGSLVMVMVGYSLAKPARRMVAMLDDIASGEGDLTRRLQIDRRDELGAMARGFNAFLDRLQAMMREVVGSVQQVTDASEDTADIAIRTNQGVQRQLGEIDMVATAVNEMTATAQDVARNASLAAEAASNADGSANQGRQVVQATSQTIVELSRDIQRAVASVQSLAQDSENISSILVAIRGIAEQTNLLALNAAIEAARAGEQGRGFAVVADEVRNLAQKTQASTEEIQGMIEHLQQGARDTVKVMEQSRSRTEQSVEQAEEADAALNAITQAVSVISEMNTQIASAAEQQSAVAEDVHRNVTTIDEVAKSVAKGAEEASQASAGLTKLAEHQRRLINQFKV